Genomic DNA from Bryobacter aggregatus MPL3:
GGCAAGCTGGTTCCGACTCTGCCGACTTTGGCACGCATTGCGATGGTTTTTGATGTGGGCCTTGAGTACTTTTTCACGGAAAAGAAGCGGAAGTGCTTGTTCAGTATCGTGAGAGCAAAAGAGCGGATGTTGTTTCCAGAACGCTCGGATTCTCCCACGCCAGGCTACTTTTTCGAATGTCTGGCCTTTTCTGCGTCGGAGAAGAGTTTGCAAGCTTACCTGGCCGAGTTTCCGTCCCGGAAGACAGAAACCGTGACCGAGCACGTCCATGAGGGCTCTGAGTTCATCCATGTTCTTGCGGGCTCGGTCCAGATCCGGTATCAGGAGGAAGACCATATCCTCCACGCAGGCGATAGCGTTTACTTTGACCCAACGGCCCCCCACTCCTACCGCGGGGTCGCCGAAGACGAGATTTCGAGAGCAATCGTCATCACAACCCCACCCCGTTCCTAGCTAATTGGATTTGCGGGAACTGCCGATAGAAGTCCCATGTGGCGCGCCTCCTTTGTGATTCTTTCTCTTGTTGCCTTCCTCGCCTTCCCAGGGGCTGTTTATGGAAAGAAGAAAAGCCCGGTGGGTCGCCCCGCCAGCAAGCCGCCGGTTTACAAGAAGTTTAAGAACAAGAAGCAAAAAACGGCGAAATTCGGCTTGCCGAAACCGTCCTAGGCAACTAGTGCATTCGAGAGCCGTTGGATGATCTGGGTTGCGTGCAAGACAACGACTGCCGTATTTTGCCCATCTTCTTTCGCCACTTCAATGCCTTTTGAGAAGCTCTCCTCAAAACGCCCCTTCTCGTCACGGAAGAACAGCTCCGGCAGTTCCTGCTGTCCGTCGGTACAAGTAGAGATGATGCTGTCGAGGGAGTCAACGCGCATCCCGATTTTCCGCCCCCCTTCCTGAAACACCAGAATCTTGGGAGCCAGCTCCTTTGCTTCGTGGTCGATCTGGAACAGTACGCGGGGATCAAGGACTGGGATTGGCGCGCCACGCAGGTTCATGAATCCGAGAACGGCGGGCGGTGTGTCGGGAGTCCGGGCCAGTTCCTGCCGCCAATCGAGAACCTCTGTGACTTCGGTGAGTTTTAATCCATACAGCCGGCCCACCCGGAAGGTGAGCAGGGAGGTTTTCCCTCCACGATCCTGCCGCTGCGCCGTTCCCTGCCCCTGATTCTCTGTGGCCAGACGCTGGTGCCCGAGCGCAATCTCCGAGATCTCGGGACGGGTGAGCAATCCATTCTCATCTAGGACAATAAAGTCCTTGCCCTCCCGGTCCGTAAAGGAACCCTGGAAAACCGAGGCGCGGAAGTCATGTAACACCGGAATGGGCAGGATTCGTTCCTTCGAGTAAGGAATGATGCTGGTGACATCATCCACCTCAAAGGCAATCAATTCCCCTCCAATGCGGCAAATGAGCAAACGGCCCAGTTCTCCATTCTCCTCGAGGTGGAACAGTTTCGCCATCTTGACCACTGGTACCATCACCCCTTGCAGCATGACGATGGTCTCGCACAGACTCGATTTCCGCGGGCTCGGCAGTTGCCCCAGCTTGCCCATGATCGAATTCACACACTTCATTTCGAGGGCAAGCGAACAGCCCCCGACGGTGAATCCAATCAGTTTGTCCCGGTAGAGATCGCGCATCCGGTGAGTCATCCGCAGCGCGGCTTCGTCCTCATGACCGCCACGCTCGATGGCCGGCAGATTGCGAATCGACAGAATGGCTTCAAAATCGAGCACTTGCACCACATGCTCGCCATCCTCGCGGCAGATCACCGCTTTGACGGGAATGCCGCACTTTGCATCTCCGAAGGCAATCGGGCCGCGATCCTCCGGCTTCAGGCGCAGGACCTCGCCCAGCCGGTCAAACAGCACACCGACACAAGCGGAATCGCGCTTGATTACGGCCATCCTCCGCGGCGTGTCCGAGGCGTGGGCCGCCGGGGGCAACTTCAACAGGGTCCGCAGATCCGCAACGGGTAACACCCGGCCCCGCAGATGATAGAGGCCAACCAGAAAGGGGGGAGCCAAAGGCATCCGTTGCAGCTGGGAAGGCGCATCGACCACCTCCTGCAGCCCTTCCATCTCGATGGCGTACTCATCGTCATCGAGATAGAAGGTCCCATAGATTCCACTGGTTCCTGTCGTTGCTACGGATTCCATTTCGCTCATGATTGCTCCAAGGGGGATTCGGGAAAACTGAGGATGCGGCTACTGGTCACGGTTTGGGCCACACAGTCGACCAGCATGTTACAAGCCAGTTCTCCGCCGGTTTCGATTTCTTCCAGATGAATGCCCAACTGGTACAACTCCGCTTTACAAGCCTCAAGATTCAGTTCTCCAATGTGCTTTCGACCGGGATGCTGCGGCAGGTGCAGGACATTTGCCCCTCCACTCAGATAGGCCGTCAGATTTCTACTGGGTTTTGCCGCTACGCCCATCGCACGCATCAGATTCCTCACCGCCTGATTCGCATACCGCGCATCCTGCGTTTCCTTTCCCGGTGGCGCCATTGGCAGGAGGCAGTGAGCCAAACCACAGATCCGTGGTTTCCGGCTGAACAGCGCAATGCCCACGCAAGAACCCAAGGTGGCCTTCAGAATGCCCGTCGTCGAAACCAAAATTTCGCAGATGAGCACCTGTTCTTTCGGAGAAGACCGGGAGGCGGTCATCACCGCTCGCCAGTCCTCTGGTAAACAAGAGGCTGGAGAAAGCGGAAGGAGGTCTGTAGCCGGGAGATCGACTCCGACTCGCCCAGGATCAGTTGGGCCACAGGACTCATCTCCGCCCCGACCAGCCGCAGAATCGCCGTTTGTTCAGGCGCTTCAAAGTAGATCAGAACATTGCGCAGAAAGACGATGTCGAAGGGCAAGGGATGGTGCAGCGCCCGCATCAGATTGTGTGGTTGGAAGCGAATCTGCCTCTTCAACTCTTCCCCCACCGCGAAGCCCTCCCCGCGGGGGTGAAAGTAGCGTTGGATCAGATCGGGCCGGGTGGCCTCCAGCCGGGCGATCGACTTGCCGACAAAATAGCCGCTGCTCGCCGCCGCCAGCACCTCCGTGTCGATATCGGTGGCCGTGATCTCAAAGCGAAACTGCGGGTGCACCCGCCGGAACTCCGCACAACTCATTGCGATCGAGAAAGGCTCTTCGCCCGTTGCGGAGGCGCCTGACCAGATGCGCAGCGTCCGGGTTGGATTCGCTGCGGCAAAGCCCGGCAGAAAGGACTTTGAGAAGTGCTCCCAAACGCTTTGGGTCCGGAAGAACGAGGTCTCATTCGTCGTCAGCAGATTGATGAAGGTCTGCTGCTCTGCGCGGTCTCGCTCCACTTCCTGCAGATATTCCTTGGGCCGCTGGCAGCCCAGCTCCCGCATCCGCTTGCGGATCCGGCGATCAATCATCAAGCGCTTGTCGATCGAAATACTGATTCCAGTCAAGGCCTTGAGCTTGTGGATCACCTCCAGGATGTCGCAATCAAGGAAGCTGGGCGACGGAAGTTCCTCTTCAAGACTTGCGCAGAGTTTCATAAAGTTCCTCGGCCGAACTGGTCAGTTCCTTGGTCGCTTCTGCAATCGCTTCCGAGGCGCCAGCAGATTTCTCGGTCTGCTCCGCCACATGCTGGATGGCCGTTCCCACTTCGCGGGCGGCAATCAATTGCTCTTCGGCCGCCATCGAGATCTCGGCGGTGAGCTCGGTAGTCTCGGTGACGCAGCTCACAATGCGATGGAAGGCCTCTGCCGCCTGGCGCGAGGTCTCGCTCCCGGTCTGGATGCGTTTGATCGATTCCTGAATCAACTTGGAAATCTCCCGCGTTGCCTGGGAACTGCGTTCGGCCAGCTTTCGGACCTCATCGGCCACCACCGAGAAGCCAAGGCCTTGTTCGCCAGCCCGGGCGGCCTCAATCGCTGCATTAAAGGCCAACAGATTCGTCTGCGAAGCAATCTCGCTGATGACCTTGACGATATCGCCGATGTCCTCGCTCGAGCGGGTGATCATGTCCATCGCCTCGATCGATTTGTCGACCATCTTCGAACCCTTGTCCGCCTCGCC
This window encodes:
- a CDS encoding chemotaxis protein CheW, translating into MSEMESVATTGTSGIYGTFYLDDDEYAIEMEGLQEVVDAPSQLQRMPLAPPFLVGLYHLRGRVLPVADLRTLLKLPPAAHASDTPRRMAVIKRDSACVGVLFDRLGEVLRLKPEDRGPIAFGDAKCGIPVKAVICREDGEHVVQVLDFEAILSIRNLPAIERGGHEDEAALRMTHRMRDLYRDKLIGFTVGGCSLALEMKCVNSIMGKLGQLPSPRKSSLCETIVMLQGVMVPVVKMAKLFHLEENGELGRLLICRIGGELIAFEVDDVTSIIPYSKERILPIPVLHDFRASVFQGSFTDREGKDFIVLDENGLLTRPEISEIALGHQRLATENQGQGTAQRQDRGGKTSLLTFRVGRLYGLKLTEVTEVLDWRQELARTPDTPPAVLGFMNLRGAPIPVLDPRVLFQIDHEAKELAPKILVFQEGGRKIGMRVDSLDSIISTCTDGQQELPELFFRDEKGRFEESFSKGIEVAKEDGQNTAVVVLHATQIIQRLSNALVA
- a CDS encoding CheR family methyltransferase, coding for MKLCASLEEELPSPSFLDCDILEVIHKLKALTGISISIDKRLMIDRRIRKRMRELGCQRPKEYLQEVERDRAEQQTFINLLTTNETSFFRTQSVWEHFSKSFLPGFAAANPTRTLRIWSGASATGEEPFSIAMSCAEFRRVHPQFRFEITATDIDTEVLAAASSGYFVGKSIARLEATRPDLIQRYFHPRGEGFAVGEELKRQIRFQPHNLMRALHHPLPFDIVFLRNVLIYFEAPEQTAILRLVGAEMSPVAQLILGESESISRLQTSFRFLQPLVYQRTGER
- a CDS encoding chemotaxis protein CheD, producing MTASRSSPKEQVLICEILVSTTGILKATLGSCVGIALFSRKPRICGLAHCLLPMAPPGKETQDARYANQAVRNLMRAMGVAAKPSRNLTAYLSGGANVLHLPQHPGRKHIGELNLEACKAELYQLGIHLEEIETGGELACNMLVDCVAQTVTSSRILSFPESPLEQS
- a CDS encoding helix-turn-helix domain-containing protein, which produces MKNLASFDSVIEPSLNAAENSESTIRRILSAYDLGNKLRQLRLKKKIALVDLGKHTGLSASMISQLENGKLVPTLPTLARIAMVFDVGLEYFFTEKKRKCLFSIVRAKERMLFPERSDSPTPGYFFECLAFSASEKSLQAYLAEFPSRKTETVTEHVHEGSEFIHVLAGSVQIRYQEEDHILHAGDSVYFDPTAPHSYRGVAEDEISRAIVITTPPRS